From Heteronotia binoei isolate CCM8104 ecotype False Entrance Well chromosome 17, APGP_CSIRO_Hbin_v1, whole genome shotgun sequence, one genomic window encodes:
- the MED18 gene encoding mediator of RNA polymerase II transcription subunit 18 — protein MEAPPVTMMPVTGGTINMMEYLLQGSVLDQSLESLLHRLRGLCDNMEPETFLDHEMVFLLKGQQASPFVLRTRRSMDKPGTPWHLRYLGQPEMGDKNRHALVRNCVDIATSENLTDFLVEMGFRMDHEFVAKGHVFRKGIMKIVVYKIFRILIPGNTDNIEPLSLSYLVELSVVAPAGQDMVSDDMRSFAEQLKPLVHLEKIDPKRLM, from the exons ATGGAGGCCCCTCCTGTCACTATGATGCCAGTCACTGGTGGTACCATTAACATGATGGAATATTTACTCCAAG GGAGTGTTCTGGACCAGAGTCTGGAGAGCCTGCTTCATCGACTCCGTGGCTTGTGTGACAACATGGAACCAGAGACCTTTCTGGATCACGAGATGGTGTTCCTCCTGAAGGGGCAGCAAGCCAGTCCCTTTGTCCTGCGTACCCGCCGCTCCATGGACAAACCCGGCACCCCTTGGCATTTGCGGTATCTCGGGCAGCCAGAAATGGGAGACAAAAACCGCCATGCTTTGGTGCGCAACTGTGTGGACATCGCCACTTCTGAAAACCTGACAGATTTCCTGGTGGAGATGGGATTCCGCATGGACCACGAATTTGTGGCCAAGGGCCACGTGTTTCGTAAGGGCATTATGAAAATTGTGGTGTACAAGATATTCCGCATCCTGATTCCAGGAAACACCGATAACATCGAGCCCTTGTCTCTCTCCTACCTTGTGGAGCTCAGTGTTGTAGCACCAGCAGGACAGGACATGGTTTCGGATGACATGCGGAGTTTTGCTGAGCAGCTGAAGCCTTTAGTCCACTTAGAGAAAATTGATCCTAAAAGGCTGATGTGA